The Ciconia boyciana chromosome 4, ASM3463844v1, whole genome shotgun sequence DNA window tttcctgaaaagggcagttttatggtgatgagttcccggaattcatttacatagtccaagcatgcgcagtaaaattagggttagggtcttttcaccctcctggtggtcttccatagtcttcgTCATGttgtccactagttgaactttgggcttcctttgtccatatatagtcattgagttagctcatcagtccttcggccttggaatgttacaaggggtCCAgttaagctagttctttggtgcttatctttggcacaatcgtcctgagttcctgttatcagtgatttaattaggaagcctaacgagcttgctcaaggcctgcttagtcctatcatgtaagaagtcacaggaaatgtcctatcatcaactctgctcagcaggtaaccaaaactatctttgcaggggaagagaacaaaagagaacaaggatgggagtgaaactaaaaaaatgcaagtctatgtcttagtcagggattgtcagggatttaaaaatgcaagtctatgtcttagtcagggattgtcagggatttaaccctgTCATTCCCCCCCCTTTTATTTTGAGGGCTTCTAGCTTACTTGCTACAGTCCTCAATATACAGTCTTATTACATCTGAAAGGAAGCTTATTAcaaaaactacaataaaatcaataaaattactattaaaatagTAAGGCTCTTTAACTAcgactagtaaaatatttcaaatccttttaaGCCTAAAAGGGTGTtatccttaattattttatgtttgcaaaattcataatatttcatccttttcaaggGTCTGAGTAAAATACCTTCCCGTTTCTACTTGATGCctaatcttgtttcttttccaatcaTTGTACGTCTCTGCTGAATTCCGGTGacaccaaagaaaacatttaagaaatacacaaacaaatattcctAAAATCGCCAAAGTAATAAATCCAATGAATAATTGTTTCAACCATCCAAAGTTGGGAAGCCAAGAAGTCAATTTATCCCATAAATCTCGAAGCCCCAATGAAGTATCATCCGAAGATACTTCCTGGACTATTCGTGCTTTCTCCCAGAGTGCATTTAGATCTGCTTCTATCTGCTTATCTTTATTGATATATGCACAGCAACTGGTATTAATGATCATACATACACCTCCTTCTTTGGCAGTCAATAAATCTAATGCCATTCGATTTTGCAACACAACCTTACTAAGGGAAGATACTTCCGTCTGTAaattttttatagtatttatggttagattttccatctgctctagaactgctgaaatatttactaTGGCCTTTTCTAGCTCGCTTACTCCTAGCCAAGGCAAGAACCATCTAACAAAGCTATGAAATTTTGTTCCCCTAATTACAAGTGGGTTGTCTTCTCGCTTAGCCTGTTTCCAGGACGTTCTCAAAATACCTCTAGGTATTTGGGACTGATTATATATTCGACCCTGACTAACTAAATGACCTATGGTACACATTCCCTTCCATCCTGCAGGgagttgctttctgctgatacCATCACCACACAGCCACCAATACCCGTCGGGCCGTTTGCAGGGTCCGTCGGTGGCTGTGAGATTAGCTCCATAAAATGATCTTTTGCTTACCCATCCAACCGATGTATTTCTACTGGCATCCCACTTTGTAGGGCTATAGGTTTCTAACTGGGTtctattacagaaattaatatatgtCACGTTCAATCCCGTCAAATTCCAAGTTCCTACTTCTACCACAGTCTTGTTGATCCAATAATCATTCCACCCATTCCTACAGGAACAGTTATGATATTTGTTGTTGGCGGGCGGGCGGCATGGACAATTATTGGATCTTGCCTTCCATAGGCAACTATTATTGCTAACTAGAATCTGGGTGTCATTATCCAGTATCTGCAGGTCGAATCTTGGTCCGATCTCATAGCTTGAATTATCATAACTACAATATCCTCcatcttgtcttttccaaaactcaggCCAAGTATTATTGTCACAATTCCAATGAGTCGACCCTATCCTGTACAAAGGGAGTCTCATGTTACCTCTCAGTAGGGCAGTACAAATCCAACAATCCTTAGCCCCTGCAGCATTCGCTATCATCTGAATCGCATTATAATACAGGTTCTCGTTCCAAGCATCTACTGATAAGCTTAAAGTCAATAAAGTTATCGTCGTAAGCGTAATTTCAAATCTCCAACGCTTTTGACGATCCATCGCGGTTCAGAAGCTTTCTTTACTCAGGAGTAATGGATCCAAGCTGTCTGCTCTTTAATCTTGATTGCAGTGAAAGTGGTTAGCAACACCTGATAAGGTCCATTCCACTTCTCCTCCAATGGGTCAcctgaaaaattcttaacataAACCCAATCTCCAGGGCTAAATGGGTGGATCGGGTGATCTAACCCTTTTGCTCTGGTTCCCAAAACAGTCTTATTCAtcttttccaattgttttcctaaggatataacataattttgtaaataattatttcccagcTGATTCAAATCTTCCCCTTGATATTTGGCCTGATATGGGCTCCCATATAATATCTCAAAAgggctcagattttctttggccCTAGGTTTTACACGTATCCGAAGTAGTGCAATAGGCAGTGCTTGATACCAATATAGGTTTGCTTCTTGACATATTTTAGCTATCTGTTGTTTTATCAtgtggttcatttttttctacttgcccGCTGGCTTGTGGTCTGTAGGGTGTGTGTAATTGCCAATTGATTCCTAATAGCTTGCTGACCTGTTGCActacttctgcacaaaaatgtgtaCCCCTATCTGATGAAATGACCGTAGGTACCCCGAATCgaggtattatttcatttaataataccTTAGTTACTTCTCTCGCTTTGTTTGTCCTACAAGGGAATGCCTCTGGCCATCCAGAAAAGGTGTCTGTAAGTACCAATAAGTATCTGTACCCCCCTTTTCTTGGAAGTTCAGAGAAATCAATTTGCCAGTGGTCCCCTGGTACATTTCCTCTCCCAATGCTTCCTAATTGTGCCCGGTTACCTGTAttgggattatttttcaaacatatttcacattgcTGAGTCACCTGTTGAACTGTAGCATACAAATTTCTCCCTAttaatttttgatttaaaaatgtatacaggGAATCTGCCCCCCAATGTGTCTTATTGTGTTCTTCTTTAACAA harbors:
- the LOC140650706 gene encoding endogenous retroviral envelope protein HEMO-like, which translates into the protein MDRQKRWRFEITLTTITLLTLSLSVDAWNENLYYNAIQMIANAAGAKDCWICTALLRGNMRLPLYRIGSTHWNCDNNTWPEFWKRQDGGYCSYDNSSYEIGPRFDLQILDNDTQILVSNNSCLWKARSNNCPCRPPANNKYHNCSCRNGWNDYWINKTVVEVGTWNLTGLNVTYINFCNRTQLETYSPTKWDASRNTSVGWVSKRSFYGANLTATDGPCKRPDGYWWLCGDGISRKQLPAGWKGMCTIGHLVSQGRIYNQSQIPRGILRTSWKQAKREDNPLVIRGTKFHSFVRWFLPWLGVSELEKAIVNISAVLEQMENLTINTIKNLQTEVSSLSKVVLQNRMALDLLTAKEGGVCMIINTSCCAYINKDKQIEADLNALWEKARIVQEVSSDDTSLGLRDLWDKLTSWLPNFGWLKQLFIGFITLAILGIFVCVFLKCFLWCHRNSAETYNDWKRNKIRHQVETGRYFTQTLEKDEIL